The window TAACATTATTAATAAAATGCAAACTCATAGACCATAAACTTGGAACTCTATTATGGATCCCCGTGATATCTAATATTGCGGGGAGGCCTCTACCCTATGAACTACCATGGCGTTTCTATTACTTAGTGAGGAATTCATCAATTCTCTTAAAAGAGGGTAAAATGGATTTTCGTTTTTACATTACTCAAATCTTTGGTTGGGGCATAAAGATTTTATTTAAAGATGGCTTTCGAAAATTCATTAAACCTTTAAGTTTAGGAATACTTCATGCGTTACTTAACCGCGAAGGATTTTTAGCTCCTATCATATTTGAATGACGTATGAGTAAGGTGATTAAGTATGATTCCGAAAGTTTCAATTATTTGGCTTAACTATAATTCTTCTAAGATACTGGATATTGTTTTAAAATCTCTTGAAGGAATATCAAATCTAGATTATCCTAACAATAGATACGAACTTATAGTAGTAGATAACGGTTCAAATGATGGAAGTTTTGAAGCTATAAAAAGTTTCCTCGAGAAGAAGACATGGTTAAAGAAGAAGATAATTAAATTAAATAGAAATACTGGATTCACAGGAGGATGCAATATTGGTTTCCAAGCCCGAGATCCAGAATCCAAATACATTGCTTTATTGAACAATGACGCAGTACCATACAAAGATAGTATTAGAAATTTAGTTGAATATGCTGAACAGATAAATGGTGTAGGAGCTATTCAAGGAATAATATTAGATCTTGATACCAAGAAGGTGGATACTGCAGGTAACATGCTTACAGAGTTATTAATAGGTGGACAGCTCTACCAGGGCGAAGACATTGGTAAAGTTAAGAAGAGGCTTTTTTATGTTACATATGCAGATGGAGCTTATGCTCTTCTAAATGTAGAAGCTGTTAAGAAGGCCACGGGATTCAAAAATAGATTATTTTATGATAAAATGTTTGCATATTTCGATGATAGTATATTAGGGTTACAGCTTTGGAATGCAGGATTCAAGGTTGTGAATTGTCCAATTCCTGTAGCATATCATAGAAGGTCCTCTACTTTTGGTATGATTTCTCCTAAAAAACTCTATTACTCTACTAGAGGATTTTATGCTACAAATGAGATATGTAATAGTAGGTTCAAGGAGTTTATACGAGGACCTTATTTCATATATCTAATTTTTGGTAGGGTAATACTAGGTTTATATATTACAGTTTTATCTAAGGTTAAGAGAAGTCAATCTTATCCATATAGGGAATTAATTTGGGCTATTTACAAAGGTTATGCACATGGAATTAAAATGGGTATAGAGATAATTAAAAACATGGGAAAGCCCATAGATATCTATAAAACACCTTTGTTACCGATATCTACACGAATTA is drawn from Ignisphaera sp. and contains these coding sequences:
- a CDS encoding glycosyltransferase family 2 protein, which translates into the protein MIPKVSIIWLNYNSSKILDIVLKSLEGISNLDYPNNRYELIVVDNGSNDGSFEAIKSFLEKKTWLKKKIIKLNRNTGFTGGCNIGFQARDPESKYIALLNNDAVPYKDSIRNLVEYAEQINGVGAIQGIILDLDTKKVDTAGNMLTELLIGGQLYQGEDIGKVKKRLFYVTYADGAYALLNVEAVKKATGFKNRLFYDKMFAYFDDSILGLQLWNAGFKVVNCPIPVAYHRRSSTFGMISPKKLYYSTRGFYATNEICNSRFKEFIRGPYFIYLIFGRVILGLYITVLSKVKRSQSYPYRELIWAIYKGYAHGIKMGIEIIKNMGKPIDIYKTPLLPISTRIIFPYTLGVGSIAARRFFVKIVTKEFEKQISNYIVE